GGGTCATCGCGCATGGTAAACCACATCACGCCTTTGAAAATATCAACCTTCTGCGTGAACGCTGATCCTTTCTCGGTCTCCAATTTGGTTTTCTGATTCGGGAAATCTTTGAGCGCATCGAGATAACTGTCCAACTCGTAATTGAGACAGCATTTCAGTTTTCCGCATTGGCCCGCCAATTTTTGAGGATTGAGCGACAGCTGCTGATAACGTGCTGCGCTGGTGCTTACGGTTCTAAAATCAGTCAACCAGGTAGAACAGCAAAGTTCTCTTCCGCAAGAACCGATGCCGCCAACGCGAGCTGCCTCTTGCCTTGCTCCTATTTGCTTCATTTCCACCCGCACCTTGAACTCGTCCGCATATCTTCTGATCAGATCGCGGAAATCAACTCGGTCTTCGGCCGTGTAATAAAAAACAGCTTTGCTCCTATCTCCTTGATATTCCACATCGCTGATCTTCATGTTAAGGCCCAACTCACGAGCAATGATCCTTGCGCGCGTTTTGGTCTGCTGCTCACTGTTCACGGCTTCCTGCCATTTGTCGATGTCAGCTTCGGTGGCCTTCCTGAATATCTTCTTAAAGTCTCCCGTTGCAGAATCTACGTTACGCTTGCGCATTTGCAACATCACGAGGTCGCCTGCCAAGGAAACCGTACCCACATCGTGACCAGGAGAGGCTTCTACAGCTACCACATCTCCTTCTACCAAACGAAGATTGTCTTGTTTGAAAAACTGCTTTCTGGTGTTCTTAAAACGCACCTCCACAAACTCAGAAACGGTATAACCTACCGTGTCTTCCATGTTTGACAGGTAATTGAAAACACTCAATTTATCGCAACTGCCTGTTTGACAAGCACCGTTATTCTTACATCCTCTTGGCAGACCACTTTCGGTCTTTCCGTTACTACATCCGCTACATCCCATCGTTCTACATTTTGTACTAAGAAGGCAAATTTAATTGTTTAACGGGCTGTGCCGTCAATTACTTCAGTGCCCCGCTCATAAGCAGGTCTGAAAGTTGGAAAGACAGGTCGGTAAACACGATCCTGGCGTTGGCATTTCGTTCAATGTGGTAATGGGCATCGTTGAAAGCGGTGAGAATTCCAGATGCATTTTCAACCGTAATGAAGCGAGAGAATTTATGTACGAACTCCATTTCCTCCCGCAGCAACTTGTCTTTTGTTTCTGGAAGCGTTCGATACATCAATACCTTTCGAAGAATGCCGCTTGATTGGGTGATCAATGCTTTCTGCTGCTCTCTTCCCAAAGCGTTGAACTCTTCAGAAAGGTCTTGGATCTTCTCCATGTTGAGCACAAAACAGGCACGCATCCAATCGATAAAAAACCGGACGGTTACGGTGATAGACTCTTGATCGTCCAATAATTGTTTGGCCAAATTAAGATTGCCATCTGCCAAATGTGCCAACCTTTTCATCTGTTCCAGATCAGCCCCATCTGCCGAAAGGGACTCCGCAATTTCTGCATCGCTCAATCTACCAAGCAAGTGCATTTGCACCCTCGACAGTATTGTCTGCAACATGTTTTCGGTGCTTTCGGCCACAAGCAGAAAGACGGTTCTTGCTGGTGGCTCTTCTAAGATCTTAAGCAACTTATTGGCCGAAGATTCATTCATGTTTTCGGCCAGCCAAATAAGCACAACCCGATAATCGGCTTCGTAGGCTTTATAACTCAGGTTTTGCAGCACTTCCTTACTGTCATCCACATTGATAGCGCCCTGCTTGTTGTCGATTCCCAACTCCTTCAACCAGTCGTTCAGGCTGAGGTAAGGATTGTTGATCACTGCTTTTCTCCATTCGGGTAAGAAGTCCTTACTGGAAAAATTCTTGTGGTCAACTTTGGATGTTTTGTTTTTCGGGAAGATCAATTGGAGGTCTGGATGTTCCAGCTTCGCATACCGAATGCATGAATCGCATTTTCCGCAGGAATCTATTTCTCCTCTGTCTTTACAAGCAAGATATTGAGCGAAAGCAAGCGCCAACGGCAACGAGCCAGCTCCAGACGGGCCAACGAGCATCTGAGCATGTGCCACACGTCCGTTACGAACAGAATTGCACAGTTTGGATTTGAGTTGTTTTTGCCCTACGACCTCTGAAAAAAGCATGCGTCAAATTTAATGAGAAGAGACAAGAGATATAGAGGTAAGAAACAAGGCCTCTTGGTCCGCCCTTATCTCTATATCTCTTGTCTGTCCAGTCTCCTTATTCAGGATGATAGATCTGCTTGGCATTTTTCAGAATCTCCTCCTTGTCCAAGGTCATTGGTTTGGTTTCGTGACCTGCCAATAGATCCATCTGGTCGTTGTAGTGAGGGCTGTTTGGCCTGTCGCAATTTCCACCAGCCATCAGCGACTCGATGTGAGGCAGTCCTTCTTTTGAAAAACTAACCAACTGCAGGTAAGAGTCTCCTCCTTTGCAATCCATGGTTCCGGCATCAGCATCCCACTCGCTGGCCGATGCGGCCAACACATCTGCAATGCCACCAAGGCCAACGGTTTTTCCGTTTCGCGTAAACGTTTGAGCCTCACCAAATGGAAATTCGAGCTTATTGAAGTGACGCATGAATTCCTCTTTCGTTTTGCGAATGGCCGATACCCAGACACTATCGTCCACAAACAATCCTTGCTCCACGGCCTCCGACCTTCTACCGGTTTGCTTCATAACCTTCTGCGCGGTGGCATAGGCAAAAGCCGCTTGCATGTTTTCTGGCCCCATGTTGTAATTCCAACGATGCATAACCTCAATGGCATCCGCGATGTCTGGATATTTCGTAGCATCAAGATTGTAGGCGTTTTTCATGCTCTCGATGAAAATATGATTCTCAGGCACCTGTTGATCCCATTTTATCGCCTTGAACTCATCCCAATCAAGCTTTCCGTATTGTTTCATCAGATTCTGAAACTGCACACTTCTATTGTTGTCATAAATTCTGAACCCCATGTGCTTAGGATAACCCTTGGCGCTGAGGTTTTCGGCCTCACACGTTGCGTTGAACGGTGTGTTGTTCGTGTTAAAAACGTAGCCACATGTTGGATTCAGGTATTGCGGAAGTTTCTCAATCGGCACAATGCCCGTCCAGTTGGTTTTTGATGTGTTTCCTGGAACCAAGCCTTCATAGTTGAACGAGGTGTCGCGATCAGGAATCAAACCGTAATCGATGTAATAGATGGTATCCTGTCTATCAGCATAAATAATGTTGAAGCGACCTAAGGCCATCATTTCCAGCGCTGTTTTAAACTCGGTGAAATTGCTGGCCTTGTTCATGTTGAACCATTGATTGGCCACACGGATATCTTCCGAAGCAGGGCATTTGACCGAGTAGAACATCTTTCCTTTTTTGGAGCGGAGTGTTGGGCCATACTTGCTCCAATAGCTCATCATTTTCACTGGAATCACAATTCCGCCAACTTTCACTTTCAGCCAAACGGGGCGTTTTTCCAGCTTCAACCATTCTCCATCATACTCATACATCAACTTTTTCTTGGGATGCATTTTCAGCTTGTAGGTGTCCACAAGATCGAGCCCGTTCCAAGTATGCGTCCAACCCAGATTCTCGTTGGTTCCCAAAAAGATGCTCACGCCTCCCGGAAATAACCCGCCAAGAATATTGAGTCCTTCCTCAGAGTTCAAATGCGCCTCATACCACGAGAACGCGCCATCATAAGGCATGTGTGGATTCACCGCCAGATAGGTTTTCCCATCTTCCGTAGCGGCCGAGTTCATTGCAAAGGCGTTTGAGCCCATCGGCACCTCTTCTTTATCAAACTTATTGCCGATGATCTTCTGGATCGGTTTGTGCGCATTGCAGATCACGCTCAACGAAAACACATAACTGGCAACAACATCTTTAGGAGTAATTGGAAATGCCTTTTTAATGAATTTTTCGTCCTTCCAATGCTTTTTGGCATAGGCATTTATCCCAGCACAAAAACCCTCCAAGTACTTTTTGAACTCTGGTGAAATGTCTTGTTCATAGCGCTCCTCCACCAATTTTTGAATGCCGAGTGTGTGGGTCAGAAAGTCGCGGCCCGCTCCGTCTTTACCTTGATAACGCCCAGCAAATCCTTTGCCTGCATAAAGCATCTCCTGCATGGTCGGAAAAAGATCTTCGGCACTTGCCCATGCCAAACCATAGGCTACTTCCGCATCTGTTTTGGCAAAAATGTGCGGCACGCCATATTCGTCTCGCGCAATGGTGATGTTGGTCGGGTCGATCTGGGCAAAAACCGTGTGTGACAGAAGGACAAGCAGGAGGGTCTTTTTCATGTATAATGGAGGTGAATGGCGAACTTACTTTAAACAGATCACTCAGCCAAAGACAACTGGCCCTCCCATCAGCATGTTTGCGGATAATTGCTGCTCAATCGTCTTTAAGCGGCACATCCAATTTAGATTATCAGTAGCAATGGTTACGTTATGCGTGTATTCGGCTAGAACATCCGAAGAATGGGTTACTTCATCTCTACTTTCAACTACATCATATGTGGATTGCGCTATATCATATGTGGATTGGGTTACTTCATCCCTGAATTGAATGATATTATGATGAGATTCGTTTAGGTCATCCGTAGCTTTGATTACTTCATCCGTAGCTTATTATTAGCTTATAATTACTTCACTTTAAGCCAAAGGATTTTTTTGAGGTGTTGATAACGGTCTGATAATGATGCCGCTGACCGCTGCGCTGATTTTCTTGTGAGCCTTCAGTAGACTGCCTCTGGTCTTCTAAGTGGCTGAGCGTATTTTACTGTTAGCGCTGTTTCTTGCAACTGTAAATCCCCAAATTAGTTGAGAATTTAGTTTTCCAAAGCGAATCATTCGCTGATTTTCGAACTACAGCGCCCTTTATGTTTTTAGTTTCAAATAATGTCGAATTGCAGTCGATTATCGACTAATGCCCAAAAACGATAGACTTGTTAAAAACAATGCCATTACTTTTGCAGGGATTATCCATTTGTACGCAAACACATGAACGGATTCAAATCCCTCATCCTCTTATCAGTGTTAGCAATAGCTTCTACCGATTCAATCGCCCAAACGGGAGTTGCTATTAACGCTACTGGTGCTGCCCCAAATTCAAATGCAATTCTAGATGTTACAAGTGCCACCAAGGGGGCGTTGCTTCCTCGAATGACATCTGCAGAGCGGACTGCCTTTGTTCCAACCGGGTTATCTGGTATGACTGTTTTCGATACTACAACACAATCATATTGGTATTGGGATGGAAACACAAACATCTGGAAACAAATTCCTACTACCACAGGAACCTCACTTGATGCAGCATATGATGCGGGTGGTTCTGGCCTAGGAAGAACCATCACTGCTGATGCGGGAAACGTGGAGATTCAAGGGGCTGGTTTTTTGACCGTGGCTTCGAACATTGGAGTTGGAACAACCTCACCAGATAGGAGAATGAAGATCTCTGGAGCCGGTTGGACTGCTCTTGAGGTTGAGAACACCGATAACCAAGATGCCGCCATTGAGTTGACATCGCAAAGTGTTTCAAATTACATTTTTACGGACAACACCGGGTATTTAGGGCTGGAAAGTGCTGCTGGAAAGGAAATCTCACTGAGAACAGATGGTGCAAATGAAAGAATGGTGATTCAATCCGATGGTCGGGTTCGGGTGAACAATCTTGCAGATGCGAACAGTGCGGTAGTGCTTTCAAATGCAGCGGGGGTTCTAGGCAAAAGACCACTTACGGGAAGCACAACAGATGTGCTTTTAGGCACAGGGGCTTTCGGTCCGGCTTCGGCCTTTGCAGATGATGATTGGTATCAGGTGCTATCTACCAATACACCCACAGGCATCAACGATTGGATCTACACGAATGGGCGTGTTGGAATAGGGGTAGGTGCTTTATCAAACCCATCATCTCCTTTAGAGGTTGGCGCATCAGGCTCGGGTAATCCGGATGCCAATTCCATTGTTGCATCAAATCCTACCAACGCGGTATCAAACGATGCTATCATCATGACTCGCGTAGCTGGTTCTTCAGCTGGCGATCCTTTTTTCTCCATGGATATTTCGGGAGAGGCAGGTTGGTCTATGGGAGTGGATAATGACCATGGAAATAGATTTAAGGTTGCTCCAAGTTGGAATAACCTTTCATCAAGCACCGCTTTGACCATTAAACCAGATGGGAACGTGGGGGTTGCTACAGA
The nucleotide sequence above comes from Flavobacteriales bacterium. Encoded proteins:
- a CDS encoding DNA polymerase III subunit delta'; translation: MLFSEVVGQKQLKSKLCNSVRNGRVAHAQMLVGPSGAGSLPLALAFAQYLACKDRGEIDSCGKCDSCIRYAKLEHPDLQLIFPKNKTSKVDHKNFSSKDFLPEWRKAVINNPYLSLNDWLKELGIDNKQGAINVDDSKEVLQNLSYKAYEADYRVVLIWLAENMNESSANKLLKILEEPPARTVFLLVAESTENMLQTILSRVQMHLLGRLSDAEIAESLSADGADLEQMKRLAHLADGNLNLAKQLLDDQESITVTVRFFIDWMRACFVLNMEKIQDLSEEFNALGREQQKALITQSSGILRKVLMYRTLPETKDKLLREEMEFVHKFSRFITVENASGILTAFNDAHYHIERNANARIVFTDLSFQLSDLLMSGALK
- a CDS encoding penicillin acylase family protein produces the protein MKKTLLLVLLSHTVFAQIDPTNITIARDEYGVPHIFAKTDAEVAYGLAWASAEDLFPTMQEMLYAGKGFAGRYQGKDGAGRDFLTHTLGIQKLVEERYEQDISPEFKKYLEGFCAGINAYAKKHWKDEKFIKKAFPITPKDVVASYVFSLSVICNAHKPIQKIIGNKFDKEEVPMGSNAFAMNSAATEDGKTYLAVNPHMPYDGAFSWYEAHLNSEEGLNILGGLFPGGVSIFLGTNENLGWTHTWNGLDLVDTYKLKMHPKKKLMYEYDGEWLKLEKRPVWLKVKVGGIVIPVKMMSYWSKYGPTLRSKKGKMFYSVKCPASEDIRVANQWFNMNKASNFTEFKTALEMMALGRFNIIYADRQDTIYYIDYGLIPDRDTSFNYEGLVPGNTSKTNWTGIVPIEKLPQYLNPTCGYVFNTNNTPFNATCEAENLSAKGYPKHMGFRIYDNNRSVQFQNLMKQYGKLDWDEFKAIKWDQQVPENHIFIESMKNAYNLDATKYPDIADAIEVMHRWNYNMGPENMQAAFAYATAQKVMKQTGRRSEAVEQGLFVDDSVWVSAIRKTKEEFMRHFNKLEFPFGEAQTFTRNGKTVGLGGIADVLAASASEWDADAGTMDCKGGDSYLQLVSFSKEGLPHIESLMAGGNCDRPNSPHYNDQMDLLAGHETKPMTLDKEEILKNAKQIYHPE